From the genome of Psychrobacter sp. M13:
TAGTCACAGGATTAGGCGCAGTCAAGTTATAGACTAGCGCTGGTGTATCGCTCGTCGTGCTGAGCGTATTATTATGCGTTTCAATCTTATCAGCTAAATGCTGTTCAATAATAAAGATAGCAGCCCCTACCCAATCGTCACGGCTGACCCAGCTCATGATTTGCTGGCCATCGCCTAACTGACCGCCTACCCCAAATTTAAATGGCGTCAATAACTTGCCGAGCATACCGCCTGAAGGATGGATTACTACACCAGTACGTACAATAGCGACAGGGACGCCATATTCAGTAGCCTTTAATGCTAGCTGCTCCCAGTCCTCACATAAACGATGCGAAAAATCAGTCTCAAAGCCACTGCTCTCAGTCAACGGTTTATCGCCTTGTGTACCATACCAGCCAATCGCCGAACCACTGAGCAGCAGCTTAGGCTTATTAGGCGTACGCGCGATAAAGGCGAGTAGCGACTCTGTAGGCTTGATACGGCTGGCAAGTAGTGCCTCTTTACGCTCATCGCTCCAACGCGAGTCGGCAATCCCCGCTCCTGCTAAGTTCATTATCACATCATAGCGGTTATCGGTTTTTGCCAGCTCATCATAGGTCATCAGGCTAACAGTATCAGGATGCGCTTGACTCGTATCGCGAGTCAGCCAAGTGATAGCGACCTCTTTACCCGTTTGGTAATAACGTTTGATAATCTCATCA
Proteins encoded in this window:
- a CDS encoding TIGR01777 family oxidoreductase; this encodes MNILISGGTGFLGSAFSDEIIKRYYQTGKEVAITWLTRDTSQAHPDTVSLMTYDELAKTDNRYDVIMNLAGAGIADSRWSDERKEALLASRIKPTESLLAFIARTPNKPKLLLSGSAIGWYGTQGDKPLTESSGFETDFSHRLCEDWEQLALKATEYGVPVAIVRTGVVIHPSGGMLGKLLTPFKFGVGGQLGDGQQIMSWVSRDDWVGAAIFIIEQHLADKIETHNNTLSTTSDTPALVYNLTAPNPVTNHKFTKDVGAWLHRPTIFTLPEFLLKLMFGEMSTLLIDGQKVLPQALLDAGYEFEQPTLETALAEQS